One window from the genome of Cryptosporangium phraense encodes:
- a CDS encoding PucR family transcriptional regulator, with protein MPESESDLVDRDRVRHLADAVDREAVAAAVLTALRTQGDRTAAITPVVRDHVRMFTRMLLSGTHPPQSETRSLALRSVAASRSPIDEMLRSYRVGADAACRAVRAAAGPDDLAAVVTVTEELMAFINLMTAAVVQASLDDRDLRRSERERRFRRLFDAIDGAAALTPDLVELAEDIGIPTTGPYLPFAAAHRGAGAAEHARLAAELSAAGGLLAFSEGERIDGICSTPGQLDWLSETEGIAVAVGAAAARGRLAAACRDLHVVIDVAVRRGRTGPIGLADFAPEVLVELCPEVSDALSARVYDPLPAELQATLHALVAFGFDRTTTAATLHIHRNTLLYRLGRIEERLGLDLSRAADQVSIYLATLRRDRTRGNQPPPGAARRRGITSVPGVRPRAADAIRPPEPGRPNGLHDRESIGARLTTAGAAWPARRATP; from the coding sequence ATGCCCGAGTCCGAGTCCGATCTCGTAGACCGCGACAGAGTTCGCCATCTCGCCGACGCCGTCGATCGGGAGGCCGTCGCGGCCGCCGTGCTGACCGCTCTCCGCACCCAGGGCGACCGGACCGCGGCGATCACGCCGGTCGTGCGCGACCACGTCCGGATGTTCACCCGGATGCTCCTCTCCGGCACGCATCCGCCCCAGTCCGAGACCCGCTCGCTCGCGCTGCGGTCGGTCGCCGCGTCGCGGTCCCCGATCGACGAGATGCTCCGGTCGTACCGGGTGGGGGCCGACGCGGCCTGCCGGGCCGTGCGCGCGGCCGCCGGCCCGGACGACCTCGCCGCCGTCGTCACGGTGACCGAGGAACTGATGGCGTTCATCAACCTGATGACCGCCGCGGTCGTCCAGGCCAGCCTGGACGACCGCGACCTGCGCCGGTCCGAACGCGAGCGCCGGTTCCGCCGGTTGTTCGACGCGATCGACGGCGCCGCCGCGCTCACCCCCGACCTGGTCGAACTGGCCGAGGACATCGGCATCCCGACGACCGGGCCGTACCTGCCGTTCGCCGCCGCCCACCGGGGCGCCGGCGCGGCCGAGCACGCCCGGCTGGCAGCGGAGCTGTCGGCGGCCGGGGGACTGCTCGCGTTCAGCGAGGGCGAGCGGATCGACGGCATCTGCTCCACGCCCGGCCAGCTCGACTGGCTCAGCGAGACCGAGGGCATCGCGGTGGCGGTCGGGGCGGCCGCGGCGCGCGGCCGGCTCGCGGCCGCCTGCCGCGACCTCCACGTCGTCATCGACGTCGCGGTCCGCCGTGGACGGACCGGCCCGATCGGGCTCGCCGACTTCGCCCCCGAGGTGCTCGTCGAGCTGTGTCCCGAGGTCAGCGACGCGCTCAGCGCCCGGGTCTACGACCCGCTCCCGGCCGAGCTCCAGGCGACGCTGCATGCGCTGGTCGCGTTCGGCTTCGATCGGACGACGACCGCGGCGACGCTCCACATCCACCGGAACACGCTGCTCTACCGGCTGGGGCGGATCGAGGAGCGGCTCGGGCTTGACCTCAGCCGCGCGGCCGACCAGGTCTCGATCTACCTGGCGACGCTGCGCCGCGACCGCACGCGCGGGAACCAGCCGCCGCCCGGCGCCGCTCGTCGCCGGGGCATCACCAGCGTCCCCGGGGTCCGCCCGCGGGCCGCCGACGCGATCCGGCCGCCGGAGCCGGGCCGTCCGAACGGCCTCCACGACCGCGAGTCGATCGGCGCCCGCCTCACGACGGCCGGCGCCGCCTGGCCCGCCCGCCGCGCCACCCCCTGA